The DNA window CGACGTTGTCGTGCTGCCACCGGTTCCGGTAGAACTCCTCCCACTGCCGGCCCCGGGGGTTCACGAGATCCTGGATCCAGCCCATGGTCACGCCCTCCGCGGCGCTGCCATCGCGCGCTTGCTCGTCACCGATTCGTCAACGGGGTCGCCCGGCGCGCCGGCCGCGTCCCTTCGACCATGCGCCGCCGCACGCCCGTGAGGCGTCGGCGCCAGGACAGGTGCACGATGCCGGCGAGCACGGCGGCTCCCGCAATCGCCAGCACCGTCAGCTGGCCCACCGCCGCCGGGGAGCGCTCGATGACCGCCGCCTGCGCCATGAACGTTCGCAGGTGTGCCTGCTCCTCGACGGTGAGCGGGCGGCGCCCGAAGATGGGACTCATCGTCGGGAAGGGGATGGCCGCCAGGACGGAGGCCAGACCCGCGTCGCCACCGTACTTCGAGAGGGCGAGCGTCAGGTCCGGGCCGAGGGCCCCGCCGCCGAGCGCCCCGATCCCGGCGATGCTGTGGCAGGCCATGCACGGGGGGCCACCGGCCTGGAGCCGGCGGGTGCCCATGAACAGCTCCTTGCCAACCGCGGGATTTCCCGCTACCAGCGGGGCCGCGCCCGCCCGCGCGCCTCCCGGGCCCCCGCCGGCGGGCGCGGCCTCCAGGTAGGCGACGAGCGCCGCCGACTGCTCGCCGGTGAGCCCCTGATTGGGCATCGGCACGCTCCTGTACTTCGCGAGGAGCTCCGTGGCGATCGGGTCCTTCTCCGCGAGCACCCTGTCCGGGGCCGAGATCCAGCGCGTCAGCCAGGCACGGTCGCGGCGGGAGGTCACGCCGGCCAGGTCGGGGCCGACTCGGTCACCCTGGCCGATCGTGTGGCAGGCGGTGCATTTCTCCTGGAACAGCCCCCGGCCCTGCTCCACCTGCTGTCCGAATGCCACAGCCGCACCTCCGCCGATGACTCCCGCAACGAGCAGCATGGCGAGGCCTCGCGGAACCAGAACACCTCTCATGGGCGCACCTCTCGCCTTCTCGCGCTCAGCCATGAACCGATGGGTGGGGCCAGGGGGCCCGCCCCCCTCCGTCGCGGACGCCGACGCGATCTGCTCCAGCGTGGTCTGTTCGAGGGTGCGCCGGAGCATCGGCTTGCGTACTCGCTTTCGCGGTTGAGTCTCACAAGAGTCAAAAGACCGCTCAGGTCTACTGACATCTGAGGCCCGATCTCTCATGGACTCAATAGGAAGGGCGGCTCATTTTTGTGGGCCATGCGGCCGAGGGACGGGGGTCGGTGGACGCCATATCATGACGCCCGTCATATCCTGCCCGGGTCGCGTCGACGATCGTCAGCCTGGACCGGCGGACGAGACTGCCTCCGGGTGGCTACAGGACGTCTTCAGCGGTTTTGTGGATCGCTGCCATCACGCCTCAGGAGGAACAGCACCTGTTACCGGCGCCGCCGGGTCACGGGACCCGGACGGGCGGCGGACCTCCGGGTGTCGTGCTCTGCGAGCATGCGGAGCGCGACATCGTCCTCCCGGTCGCCCTCGACGCGCTGGAGCGCCGCGTTGCGGGGCCGGGAGCCCACGAACTGATCCTCAAGGTCTGGCCGAGCTGGAGCGAAGAAGGACCGGCGGCTTCACGCCCCGACGCGCTAGCGCCGTCGGGCCGTGAGCCTCGAGGCCCGGGGACTCCGTCGGGGCGTCGTCGCGGCGACCTGCGCGAGCGTGATGCCCTCCAGGATCTCCTTGAGCGTCGGTCGCAGCTTCTCGCCCCACTGGCGGTGGACGAGGCACGGATGCTGCGGGTCGCACCGCGAGGGCCAGAACGCGCATCGCTCGAACAGGCCCGGGCCCTCGATTGCCTCGATGATCTCGCGCATCGTGACGCTTTTCGCCGGCCGCATGAGCGAGTAGCCCCGAACCAGCCCGCGATGAGAGCGGACCAGGTGTTGCCGGCGAAGCTTCAGAAAGATCTTGGCAAGGAAGCGCGCGGGGAGATCTCCGGCTTCGGCAATCTCCTGAAGGAGCATCACGGTGCCGGGCGGCCGGTTGGCCAGGACCCGCAGTCCTTCCAACCCGTATTCACTCTCTCGGCTGAGTCGCATGTGGGTCACAGGGCGAGCTGAGTCGCTCCGTTCATGCTGGACGAAGCGGGGCTCCCGCGTCCATGAGGCAAACGTCTCATTGTCCTGGAAGTTGGCCGCGTGAAGG is part of the Candidatus Rokuibacteriota bacterium genome and encodes:
- a CDS encoding cytochrome c, which translates into the protein MAFGQQVEQGRGLFQEKCTACHTIGQGDRVGPDLAGVTSRRDRAWLTRWISAPDRVLAEKDPIATELLAKYRSVPMPNQGLTGEQSAALVAYLEAAPAGGGPGGARAGAAPLVAGNPAVGKELFMGTRRLQAGGPPCMACHSIAGIGALGGGALGPDLTLALSKYGGDAGLASVLAAIPFPTMSPIFGRRPLTVEEQAHLRTFMAQAAVIERSPAAVGQLTVLAIAGAAVLAGIVHLSWRRRLTGVRRRMVEGTRPARRATPLTNR
- a CDS encoding Rrf2 family transcriptional regulator produces the protein MRLSRESEYGLEGLRVLANRPPGTVMLLQEIAEAGDLPARFLAKIFLKLRRQHLVRSHRGLVRGYSLMRPAKSVTMREIIEAIEGPGLFERCAFWPSRCDPQHPCLVHRQWGEKLRPTLKEILEGITLAQVAATTPRRSPRASRLTARRR